The Alkalihalophilus pseudofirmus nucleotide sequence ATGAGTTTATACAAGAGAACAAATTTAGTTTCGTCTACGTATCAAGGACGAATTGCAGTGTATGCCATGCCTTGCTGCCGCAAGTTAAAGAAGTATTGTCGGAATTCCCGCTGATTAACCAAGGATTCGTAAATGCGGATCAACTAGAAGAAATAGCTGGCAGGTTGTCTATATTCACAGTTCCGGCACTGCTCCTATTTATCGATGGAAAAGAGACGATAAGAGAAGCTAGATTTGTTCCAATCGAAACGTTTGAAGAAAAGGTTCGAAAGGTTTATCAACTTTCTACTGCTGATTAAACTCTCCGCTTTGAACTCAATAAAAAAGCAGCTTCACACAATGGAAGCTGCTTTTTTTTATATTCTCTCAAACCCTTCAGCCTCTAAGTAATTTACAGCTTCCCTGTAGGTCGTAAATGTCCCGTCTAAGCTGTCATCATCAGCATATACATTCCACATATCTTCTTCTTTAAGAATAGTAAGAGTCACCGTATTCTCATTTATCCATGTTTCCTCTAATGGTTCGTCGGTCACTTCCTCTTTAGGAGTTAGTGAAAGAATTGATTTACGGATCGTCGCACGCAGAGCTTTCTCAGTGAAGTCACGAATATTGACCATACCCTTGTCATTGGTCGTATACCCAGTCATTCTCCCTGCGTACACAAATCCGTTTCCATTCGGGTGCAAGTGGTAAACAACATTCTTATTGTCATATGAGCTTTCATTGTAATGAAAATTCACTCGGCCAAGAGAGACATCTTTGCGCTCAAGCTCCGGAAAAGATTCAATTATCGCTAGTTTTTCTACAAAAGTTAACATAGTGCCTCCATCATCTATCGATTGGTTGTTGAAGGCTTATTATACCATAATTTTATCTCTGGATTTTTCTTTAGCAACATTCGTATAAACTCGGCTTCATCCTCTGGGGAGATCGTTAACACTTTTACCTTGCCATAGCTGAGTTCTAATCGGTCGATAGAAAGGGCAGGTGCGGAAAATGGATTCTTCGTTTTCCTAAGGCCATTAATTTCATGTATAAGGACGTTTTTCTTAAACGGTCCGCATACGACTTTTAAGGTAGTGTCCTCTATGATATAGCCAGTCTTAAACCAAATCCATGCGATAAAAACAGCAAGGAGAGACGTAATAAAAATCTCAAAGACTTGAGTTAGAGGACTTTGGTCAATTTGTATAGATAAAATGGGAGTGATAATAAATAAGAGAATCACACCCCACAATAAAATAGTCAGCCACGTATCTTTTTTTGAAGGGAAATACAAAGTTCTCGCTCCTTTCGCATATAATAGTATACGCAGAAGGAGCAGGCAGGTTTCATTTAATAGCGGAGTAAGGTTTTAGAAAATACCTCGAATAAAGCCCGTGATTAATCTTGGGATAAATAGTACAACATCACCGATGAAGCCAATCGTGGTGCTCAGCAGCATGTCCTTATCTTTCTGTTGCTCGCTCATCTTATCAACTCCTTTAATTGCTTGTTAAATTATACCATGTAATCTTGTGGGGTTATCAAGCGTTGACAACTTTCTTAAGGTGTCATACAGTAAAATTAATTAGATGACAGGTGGTGACCCAATTACATGAAGTACTAATCCTATTTTAGAAAACAACCAATTGAAGGCATGTTAAAGCAGGTGTGTTCCCTGTTTTATTTATTGATGCCTCAATTATCGTTTTCAGGATAGGATTGGTCTTCTATAGTTGGAATAACATCAATAATAGTCTCTATTATTTGGTGCACCCTGCTATACGTATGCCTCCTATCCTGAACAAGGATAGGAGGCTTTCTTTGTCTCCAAGTACATTATAGAAAACGGAGATGGTGTCATGTTGCTAGAAGCAAGCAATCTAAAACATAGTGTAGCGGAACGAACGTTATTTACCATTGAGTCTTTAAAGATTGAAAATGGTGAGCGTATTGGCTTAGTTGGACCTAACGGTTGTGGGAAAACGACTTTATTAAAAGGACTGGCCGGAGAGACTGTATTTGATAAAGGCAGCGTCATCAAGCACAGTACATGTGAAATATTGCCGCAATTAAAGCGGACAGACGCGATTAAAAGCGGGGGAGAGGTAACTCAAGAATACATTAATCAAGCATTGCTGAGGGAACCTAAGCTCCTGTTAGCTGATGAACCCACCACTCACCTAGATACAGATCATATTGAATGGCTGGAGGAGAAATTGAAAAGGTGGAAGGGAGCTTTAGTTATTGTTTCTCACGATCGTGCATTCTTAGATGCAGTATGCACAAAGATCTGGGAGCTAAGTGATGAGAAGTTAAATGAATTTAAAGGGAATTATACGGAATATGTTAAACAAAAAGAGATTCAAAAGCGTAAACATGAGACTGATTATGAGAAGTACGAAGAGAAGAAAAAACAACTGGAATCTGCATTAAAGGCAAAAGAACAGAAAGCAAAAAGAGCGACGAAAAAACCAAAGAATATTAGTCGTTCAGAAGCCAGTATTACTGGAGCTAAACCTTATTTTGCAAAGAAGCAAAAAAAACTTCAGCAAGTAGGGAAATCAATAGAAACAAGGCTTAATAAGCTTGAAAAAGTTAAAAAGCCCAATGAACCTGCCGAGCTGAAAATGACGCTGCCTAATGAAGATCGATTTAATGGAAGGATTATGATTAGAATAAAAAACCTGCTAGGCACCGCTGGAAGCAAGCTCCTCTTTGAAGCGAACAGCTTTTACCTGTGCGGAGGGGATAAGGCAGCTGTAATTGGACCGAATGGCAGCGGGAAGACCACATTTATTAAAAAGTTGATACAAGCAGATGAAGGAATCAAGCTCTCACCATCACTTAAATTTGGCTATTTCAGTCAAGATCTCACTATTCTTAATCTAGAAAAGACCATATTAGAAAATGTGAGTGAAGATGCTATTCAGAATGAAACTCTTATTCGTACAGTTCTGGCAAGACTTCACTTTAAAAGGGAGGATGTCCACAAGCCAGTCAAGGTGCTTAGTGGAGGAGAACGTGTGAAGGTAGCATTAGCAAAGTTGTTTGTAAGTGATATCAATACTCTTATCTTAGATGAACCAACCAACTTTTTAGATATGCAGGCAGTAGAAGCTTTGGAGTCTTTGCTTCAAGAATATAAAGGAAGTATAGTTGTCGTTTCACATGACCGCCGTTTCCTGGAAAATGTGGCGACAAAGGTAATTACGATTGAAGAGAA carries:
- a CDS encoding thioredoxin family protein produces the protein MKDLTTIEMVDEFIQENKFSFVYVSRTNCSVCHALLPQVKEVLSEFPLINQGFVNADQLEEIAGRLSIFTVPALLLFIDGKETIREARFVPIETFEEKVRKVYQLSTAD
- a CDS encoding PH domain-containing protein, with amino-acid sequence MYFPSKKDTWLTILLWGVILLFIITPILSIQIDQSPLTQVFEIFITSLLAVFIAWIWFKTGYIIEDTTLKVVCGPFKKNVLIHEINGLRKTKNPFSAPALSIDRLELSYGKVKVLTISPEDEAEFIRMLLKKNPEIKLWYNKPSTTNR
- a CDS encoding Vga family ABC-F type ribosomal protection protein, yielding MLLEASNLKHSVAERTLFTIESLKIENGERIGLVGPNGCGKTTLLKGLAGETVFDKGSVIKHSTCEILPQLKRTDAIKSGGEVTQEYINQALLREPKLLLADEPTTHLDTDHIEWLEEKLKRWKGALVIVSHDRAFLDAVCTKIWELSDEKLNEFKGNYTEYVKQKEIQKRKHETDYEKYEEKKKQLESALKAKEQKAKRATKKPKNISRSEASITGAKPYFAKKQKKLQQVGKSIETRLNKLEKVKKPNEPAELKMTLPNEDRFNGRIMIRIKNLLGTAGSKLLFEANSFYLCGGDKAAVIGPNGSGKTTFIKKLIQADEGIKLSPSLKFGYFSQDLTILNLEKTILENVSEDAIQNETLIRTVLARLHFKREDVHKPVKVLSGGERVKVALAKLFVSDINTLILDEPTNFLDMQAVEALESLLQEYKGSIVVVSHDRRFLENVATKVITIEEKRLKYFGGPYKEYQQYESKEERDTSEEQVLILETKISEVLSRLSMDPTEELEREFQKLIEERRKRKGNKS